Genomic segment of Parcubacteria group bacterium:
ATTGTTTGCTGATAAATACTTAAAAACTAGCCATCCTATAAAGTAATTATACCATATAATATGCTATTTTCAATGCCATTTTTTTGCAAATAATCCAGATATTTCAGATTAACTATTTGGCTTTCAGATTATATTTTCCGGTCAAAAGCCCGTATCTAGTCTTAAACAAATCAACGAGCGATTGAATGAAGCTATTCGGTCCAAATAAAGTCACCGTTGATCCTTCTTCGTTGAGCCAACGAACCGGCATTTGTTTTATTTTAAATCCAAGAACCTCGGCAAGTTTTATTAATTCAAAATCAAAACCGAACCGATCTACTGTCATCTTTTTGACAACTTCATCAACAGCTTTCCCAGAAATTATTTTGAATCCGCATTGAGTATCTGAATATTTCCAAAGTCCCAATATTATTTTTATCATTAGATTTCCGATTTTCCCCATAGTTTCCCGCATTTTACCCTGATGTATTTGGACAAAAGCTCCCTCAATATATCGCGATCCAATTACTATATCGTATCCATTTTCCATTTCCGGCAAAAATTTGTCAAGATGGGTTATTGAAGTCGAACCGTCCGCATCCATAAAAAGCCTGCGTTTTCCCTTGGCTTCCAGAAGGCCCTGACGAACCGAACATCCTTTTCCATGATTTTCCTTGTTTTCAATGACGCGAAAATTTTTGATTCGGTTAGCATAATTTTTCACTATTTCTCCGGTATTATCAGGAGAGCCATCTAATACAACTATGATCTCCCACTCATAATTCTTGTCATTGAAATACTTTTGGATTTCGAGAAGCGTTCTCCCTATCCTTTCTTCGTCTTTATAAGCCGGAACAACCACCGACAAGTATGGCTGATTTTCCATTTTTTACATTCTTATTGATTACAAGTTTTCTTGATTAAAGTATAGCATAAATATGTCATTTCCTCAAAAACTCTTTCAAGTATTTCCCTGTATAGCTTTCTTCGGTATATTTCGCCACTTCTTCCGGCGTTCCAGTGACGATTATTCGACCGCCTTGGTCTCCGCCTTCGGGACCAAGATCTATTATCCAATCGGCAGTTTTAATAACATCCATATTATGCTCAATCACAATTACAGAATTTCCGGCATCGACCAATCTATTCAAAACATTCAATAATTTCTTGATATCGTCAAAATGCAGTCCAGTAGTCGGTTCGTCGAGAATATACAAAGTGTTTCCGGTTGAACGCCTGGCTAATTCGGTGGCCAGTTTGATGCGCTGGGCTTCTCCTCCGGAAAGAGTGGTAGCCGATTGGCCAAGATGAATATAGCCCAAGCCCACATCTTCCAGAATTTTAAGAACATCGCTGATATTTCCATAACTTTCAAAAAATTCTCCGGCTTCGGTTACTGTCATATCTAAAACATCAGCGATATTTTTTCCTTTATATTTCACCTGCAAGGTTTCGCTGTTATACCTTTTTCCATGGCAAATATCGCAAGGGAGATAAACATCCGGCATGAATTGCATCTCCACTTTCAAAAATCCTTCTCCCTGGCAATTGTCGCATCTTCCTCCTCTGACATTAAAAGAAAATCTTCCCGGAAAATATCCCCTGGCTTTCGCATCTTTCGTCTGGGAAAACAACTCCCGAATTGGCGAAAATAGTCCAGTGTAGGTAGCCGGATTTGATCTTGGCGTCCGTCCAATCGGAGACTGATCAATCATAATAACTTTGTCGACATATTGCGAACCGATAATTTCCTGGTGTTTTCCCGGATGTTCCAGTGATCGCATTATTTTTGAAGACAATGACTTGTACAAAATATCTTCCACCAGCGTTGATTTTCCACTGCCGGAAACTCCCGTTACGCAAGTAAAAACTTTGAGCGGAAAGGAAGCCGTCACGCTTTTTAAATTATGCTCCGAGGCTCCGCGGACAATAATTGATTTTTTGTTTTTTGTCGGCCTTCTGAAATTCGGCGTTTCAATTTTAAGATCGCCTCGCAAATATTTGGCCGTGAGAGACTTTTTGCTTTTCATCACTTCTTCCGGCGAACCTTGGGAAACTATTTCTCCGCCTAATTTCCCCGCTCCCGGCCCAATATCTACCAACCAATCCGCCGCGCGCATCGTCTCTTCATCGTGTTCGATAACAATCAAGGTATTCCCGATATCGCGGAGCTGGAGCAAAGTTTTAAGAAGTTTTTCATTGTCGCGGGCGTGCAGACCAATTGACGGTTCATCAAGAATGTACAGCACCCCGACTAATTGTGATCCGATTTGCGAAGCCAATCTGATGCGCTGAGCCTCTCCTCCGGCTAAAGTATTGGCGCTTCGAGCCAATGTCAAATAACCCAACCCTACGTTTTCCAAAAATCCAAGCCGGGCTTCGATTTCCTTGAGTATCCTTCCGGCAATCATTTTTTCCCTTTCATTAGGTTTAAATTCTCTAAAAAATTTAAGCGAATCTTTGACGCTTATTATTGATATTTCATATATATTCCTTCCTCCTACTGTTACCAACAGTACTTCCGGTTTATAGCGCGCTCCTCGGCAAGTAGAGCAAGGACTTTGGGACATATATTTTTCAATATCCGCTCTAACTGCATCCGAATCGGTTTTTTTGTATCTATCCTGCAAATATCCAGTCACGCCTTTCCATTCCATATTATATTTCCAAACTGATCCGGTTTTGGAACGAAGCGTTACCGGAATATCATCCGGCTCTTCGTCGCCATAAGTTAAAATGTCGAGTTGTTTTTTTGGCAAATCGCGCAGGCGAACGTTATCCGGAATATGATAAAAATTGCAAACCGCCCGAAGAATCGTTCCCTGCCAGTTGTTTTTTTTGTAACTCCAAGGCATTATTCCTCCCTCAGCAATAGTTTTATTCTTGTCGGGAATTGCCAAGTCGGGATCAATTTCCTTTTTCGTTCCCAGCCCTTCGCAGGAAGGACATGCGCCAAAAGGAGAATTAAAGGAAAACAGCCTCGGCTCCAGCGGTGGAAATTCAATCTCATGGATCGGGCAAGATAATTTTTGGTTGTAAACAACCTCTTTATCGCCAAGGTTCAACCTTAGCTTTACTAAGGTTGAACCTTGTTTAGCCTTAACTTTCACTAAACCTTCAGAAAGTTTCAGCGCCTTTTCCACATCTTCAAATATCCTTGAAATATTTTCGTCGCTAATTTTTACCATATCGACCACGATATCAATCTTGTGTTTTTTGTATCTTTCAAGGGGAATTTTTGTTTTGGGATTGAGTTCGTATTTTTTTCCGTTTACATAAGCACTGGAAAATCCGCGCTTAAACATATCTAAAAGTAAAGTTGAATATTCTCCTTTTCGATCGCGAACAATGGGACTCAGAATTTCAATTTCCAAATCCCCCTCTCCCTTTGGGAGAGGGGCTAGGGGTGAGGGTACTCCTATTTCTATGATTCTGTCCACTATTTCATCGGTTGATAATTTAGTAATTTCCCGACCGCAAACAGGACAGTGAGGAATTCCAATTTTGGCATATAGAAGTCGCAGATAATCGTGAATTTCCGTCACGGTTCCGACTGTGGAACGCGGATTATGCGAGGCCGCTTTCTGGTCAATAGAAATTGCCGGAGATAATCCTTCAATGTGATCGACGTCCGGTTTGTCCATTTGCCCCAAAAACTGCCGGGCATAACTCGACAAACTTTCCAAATATCTTCTCTGCCCTTCGGCGAAAATGGTATCAAAAGCCAGCGTACTCTTTCCTGATCCGCTAATTCCCGTAAAAACAATAAACTTGTTTCTTGGAAGCTCAAGATCAATATTTTTCAGATTATGTTCCCGAGCACCTTTTATAATTATTTTATCTTTCATGAAATTTTATTAAAAAATTCGCAGAGAACGCCAAAAACTTCCCCTTTTGCGGGTACTTTATATATACAACATTACTACACTTACATACTTAAATCAATTTCTATTTTTCAGAGATTTAATAGATTTATAATGATATCATATCACTTATTTGCCCAATTGTCACTTGTGAATAACTTTTGACAAAATTAAAAGGAGGTGAAAAAACAGCTCGTTAAGCTTTCACCTCCTATTAAGCGCTTACGCTTCCTCCCTCCCTTATTAATATTTCTTCGGGATTATCGGGATCGAACTTCATCGATCTGAACTTTCCTCCTTTGATAAGTACAATAGCCGGACAACAAATCAGATTAAAACTCCTCACAATATCCTTCAAAGACAAATCCCCTTTCTGCCCTTCCAAGATGACAAGATGGACGTTTCCTGAAATTCTTGTTGCGATTCCAGGCAGAACATTTTTCATCAGATACTCGGAATCAAGACACTTATCCGAACCAAATATCATGATTGAGGTTTCTTTCCGGGCACTCAACACCAGATGCAAAAAATCCCAACAGCTAGTTTTGAAAATTCCTCCCATATTTATTCACCTCCTCTTAGGGACATTGACATTAAAGAGCAGCTACTTGTATGTAATATGAAAGCTAACAGAATATAGTATCTTGGTCAATGGTCTATTTTAGCTGTGTCTATTTTAGTTGCAATTTCCGAAGTTCTCGAATTTCATCCCGGATAACCGCCGCTTTTTCGAATTCCATATTTCGTGCCGCATCTTTCATCTCTTTCTCTTTTTGTTTAACATACCCGTTCAGATCTTCAAGCGATTTAAGTAACGTAAAGTCAGAAACTGGAACCGGATTTATTTCGTGATCGATGATTGATTTGATATTTTTCTCGATTGTTTTTGGAGTGATGTGATGTTTTTTGTTATATTCCGTCTGGATTTTTCTTCTGCGATTTGTTTCATCAATCGCCCGCTTCATTGAACCGGTGATGCTGTCAGCATACAAAATCACTTTTCCTCTCACGTTTCTGGCCGCGCGTCCGATTGTCTGGATGAGCGAAGTTTCGCTTCGGAGAAACCCTTCTTTGTCAGCATCCAAAATTGCCACCAAGGAAACTTCCGGCAAATCCAGCCCTTCTCGGAGAAGATTCACTCCGACCAAAACATCGAATTTTCCTTTTCTCAAATTTTCCAAAATTGTTATTCTATCCAAAGTTTCTACATTGGAGTGAAGATATTCAGATTTTATTTTATTTTCTTTTAAATAATCCGAAAGGTCTTCCGCCATTTTCTTGGTCAGCGTCGTAATTAGAACCCGTTCTTTTCTAGCAACTACTTTCTCAATTTCATTCAAAACATCTTTTACTTGCCCCTTGGCGGATTTTAAAATAAGCTCCGGGTCCAAGAGGCCGGTCGGACGGATGATCTGCTGAACTACTTGTGAAGAATTATTTTTTTCATAAACGGCCGGAGTGGCTGAAGTAAAAATCATTTGATTTATCTTTCCTTCAAATTCGGAAAATTTGAGCGGACGATTGTCATAGGC
This window contains:
- a CDS encoding dolichyl-phosphate beta-glucosyltransferase, producing the protein MENQPYLSVVVPAYKDEERIGRTLLEIQKYFNDKNYEWEIIVVLDGSPDNTGEIVKNYANRIKNFRVIENKENHGKGCSVRQGLLEAKGKRRLFMDADGSTSITHLDKFLPEMENGYDIVIGSRYIEGAFVQIHQGKMRETMGKIGNLMIKIILGLWKYSDTQCGFKIISGKAVDEVVKKMTVDRFGFDFELIKLAEVLGFKIKQMPVRWLNEEGSTVTLFGPNSFIQSLVDLFKTRYGLLTGKYNLKAK
- the uvrA gene encoding excinuclease ABC subunit UvrA, which translates into the protein MKDKIIIKGAREHNLKNIDLELPRNKFIVFTGISGSGKSTLAFDTIFAEGQRRYLESLSSYARQFLGQMDKPDVDHIEGLSPAISIDQKAASHNPRSTVGTVTEIHDYLRLLYAKIGIPHCPVCGREITKLSTDEIVDRIIEIGVPSPLAPLPKGEGDLEIEILSPIVRDRKGEYSTLLLDMFKRGFSSAYVNGKKYELNPKTKIPLERYKKHKIDIVVDMVKISDENISRIFEDVEKALKLSEGLVKVKAKQGSTLVKLRLNLGDKEVVYNQKLSCPIHEIEFPPLEPRLFSFNSPFGACPSCEGLGTKKEIDPDLAIPDKNKTIAEGGIMPWSYKKNNWQGTILRAVCNFYHIPDNVRLRDLPKKQLDILTYGDEEPDDIPVTLRSKTGSVWKYNMEWKGVTGYLQDRYKKTDSDAVRADIEKYMSQSPCSTCRGARYKPEVLLVTVGGRNIYEISIISVKDSLKFFREFKPNEREKMIAGRILKEIEARLGFLENVGLGYLTLARSANTLAGGEAQRIRLASQIGSQLVGVLYILDEPSIGLHARDNEKLLKTLLQLRDIGNTLIVIEHDEETMRAADWLVDIGPGAGKLGGEIVSQGSPEEVMKSKKSLTAKYLRGDLKIETPNFRRPTKNKKSIIVRGASEHNLKSVTASFPLKVFTCVTGVSGSGKSTLVEDILYKSLSSKIMRSLEHPGKHQEIIGSQYVDKVIMIDQSPIGRTPRSNPATYTGLFSPIRELFSQTKDAKARGYFPGRFSFNVRGGRCDNCQGEGFLKVEMQFMPDVYLPCDICHGKRYNSETLQVKYKGKNIADVLDMTVTEAGEFFESYGNISDVLKILEDVGLGYIHLGQSATTLSGGEAQRIKLATELARRSTGNTLYILDEPTTGLHFDDIKKLLNVLNRLVDAGNSVIVIEHNMDVIKTADWIIDLGPEGGDQGGRIIVTGTPEEVAKYTEESYTGKYLKEFLRK